In Bactrocera oleae isolate idBacOlea1 chromosome 3, idBacOlea1, whole genome shotgun sequence, a genomic segment contains:
- the LOC138856046 gene encoding uncharacterized protein: MAQQGENNAQTSSPPNVRQAVQPQSILPRSSIEVHQPDFHVDAAMVPRISPPNINETNIESYFLSLEFWFAATGVTHDTRKYNLVMAQVPPSKLMELRAVIDSAPSLNRYEYIKSKLIAHFADSQQRRVQRVLSDMPLGDLKPSQLFNDMRRVAGTALCETVLIDLWASRLPPHAQATVIASKGDVADKIAIADAIADSMNFRQINVVGNQQPAISAPKEASDEPITLREIRNEIAQLTKQMEVIKSRRPRSRSQSRQRHQRYVHQESTHTNELCWYHHKFGANARTCRKPCSYNNLEKSK; this comes from the coding sequence ATGGCACAACAAGGTGAAAATAACGCGCAAACATCGTCACCCCCGAACGTTCGACAGGCAGTGCAACCGCAAAGCATTTTGCCTAGATCATCAATCGAGGTGCATCAGCCTGATTTCCACGTGGACGCAGCTATGGTACCACGCATAAGCCCACCCAATATAAACGAAACAAACATCGAGTCGTATTTTTTGTCATTGGAGTTCTGGTTCGCAGCTACCGGTGTGACACACGACACAAGGAAATACAACCTGGTCATGGCACAAGTTCCTCCAAGCAAGCTAATGGAGTTAAGGGCAGTCATCGATTCAGCACCTTCGCTTAACCGCTACGAGTACATTAAATCCAAACTAATAGCACATTTTGCAGACAGCCAACAACGTCGCGTGCAACGTGTTCTTTCGGATATGCCCCTGGGTGACTTAAAGCCAAGCCAACTTTTCAACGACATGAGACGAGTGGCTGGCACCGCGCTCTGTGAAACAGTACTTATCGATCTGTGGGCCTCACGTCTACCACCCCACGCTCAGGCTACGGTAATCGCATCAAAAGGTGACGTTGCAGATAAAATCGCAATTGCAGACGCCATCGCCGATTCTATGAATTTTCGACAAATTAACGTAGTAGGTAATCAACAACCAGCAATAAGCGCCCCCAAGGAGGCCAGCGATGAGCCAATTACATTACGAGAAATCCGAAATGAGATCGCTCAGCTCACGAAGCAGATGGAAGTTATAAAATCGCGACGACCAAGGAGCCGCAGCCAAAGCCGGCAGAGACACCAACGATATGTGCACCAGGAGTCTACGCACACGAATGAGTTATGTTGGTATCACCATAAGTTCGGCGCCAACGCTCGAACATGTAGGAAACCCTGCTCATACAACAACCTGGAGAAAAGCAAATGA